A window of Sphingorhabdus lacus contains these coding sequences:
- the glyS gene encoding glycine--tRNA ligase subunit beta, which translates to MADFLLELLSEEIPARMQAKAKEDLARLFNDALSKAGLAAQSVETFATPRRLALIAKGLPLATEAVSEETKGPKVGAPPQAMEGFLRKTGLTQDQLVERDGIYFAIVEKPGRNTADVLGEAIPAIIRAFPWPKSQRWGAASSSTESLRWVRPLQGIIALLGNDIVPCVIDGIESGRHSMGHRFHSRGPIEIANADAYVEALRAAHVIVHFSERCTLIRDGAKAAAEAAGLVLVDDEGLVAENAGLTEWPVPMLGRFDPAFLEVPQEVIQLTARVNQKYFVCHDRDGKLANAFVCTVNIVANDGGAAIVAGNEKVLAARLSDAKFFWEQDLKVPLDEQAKKLAQITFHEKLGTVADKVERVAKLARWLAEEGIVIGANADEAERSARLCKADLVTGMVGEFPELQGLMGGYYARAQGETDAVADAVRDHYKPVGQGDDVPTAPVTVAVSLADKLDTLVGFFQFDEKPTGSKDPFALRRAAIGILSLILDNNLRVSMRDLITAAAHSGGSNAGIDVANFLIDRLKVQQREAGIRHDMIDAVVSVTHGGDNVLMVKRVKALQGFVTTDEGANLLAGYKRAANILKQSGDDKNSRHPELVSGSDSADGEDTRMLKQVQHDGLGEAEALLLTALDAAEPKAAAAIEAEDFEGAMTALASLRAPIDAFFEGVMVNDPDPAVRAFRLGLLARFRDAVHRVADFSKIEG; encoded by the coding sequence ATGGCCGACTTCCTTCTCGAACTTCTCAGCGAAGAAATTCCCGCGCGGATGCAGGCCAAGGCCAAGGAAGATCTGGCGCGCCTGTTTAATGATGCGCTTTCCAAGGCGGGTCTTGCCGCGCAATCGGTCGAAACCTTCGCCACGCCCCGCCGTCTGGCGCTGATTGCCAAAGGTCTGCCGCTTGCGACCGAGGCGGTTTCCGAGGAAACCAAGGGGCCAAAGGTCGGCGCGCCGCCACAGGCGATGGAAGGTTTCTTGCGCAAAACCGGCCTGACACAGGACCAATTGGTGGAGCGCGATGGCATTTATTTCGCCATCGTTGAAAAGCCCGGCCGCAACACGGCCGATGTGCTGGGCGAAGCCATACCTGCAATCATCCGCGCATTCCCATGGCCCAAGTCGCAACGCTGGGGCGCGGCGTCGAGTTCGACCGAGAGCCTGCGCTGGGTTCGTCCGTTGCAGGGCATTATCGCCTTGCTGGGTAACGATATCGTGCCCTGCGTCATTGATGGCATCGAAAGCGGCCGCCACAGCATGGGCCACCGGTTCCATTCGCGCGGCCCCATCGAAATTGCCAATGCCGACGCCTATGTCGAGGCGTTGCGCGCGGCGCATGTGATCGTCCACTTTTCCGAACGCTGCACGCTGATCCGCGATGGGGCAAAGGCCGCGGCTGAGGCCGCCGGTCTTGTGCTGGTGGATGATGAAGGGCTGGTTGCCGAAAATGCCGGACTGACCGAATGGCCGGTGCCGATGCTCGGCCGGTTCGATCCCGCCTTTCTGGAGGTTCCGCAAGAGGTCATCCAGCTCACCGCGCGGGTGAACCAAAAATATTTTGTCTGCCATGACCGCGACGGCAAACTTGCCAACGCCTTTGTCTGCACCGTGAACATCGTCGCAAACGATGGCGGGGCCGCGATTGTTGCGGGTAATGAAAAGGTATTGGCCGCACGGTTGAGCGACGCGAAGTTCTTCTGGGAACAGGACCTGAAGGTTCCGCTCGATGAACAGGCCAAGAAACTGGCGCAGATCACCTTCCACGAAAAACTGGGGACGGTTGCCGACAAGGTCGAGCGCGTCGCCAAGCTGGCGCGCTGGTTGGCCGAAGAGGGTATTGTTATAGGCGCCAATGCCGACGAAGCCGAACGCTCAGCGCGTTTGTGCAAGGCAGACCTTGTGACCGGCATGGTCGGCGAGTTTCCGGAATTGCAGGGCTTGATGGGCGGCTATTATGCCCGCGCACAGGGCGAAACCGACGCTGTCGCCGATGCTGTGCGCGACCATTACAAGCCGGTAGGGCAGGGAGATGATGTGCCGACGGCACCCGTGACGGTGGCGGTCAGTTTGGCGGATAAGCTGGATACGTTGGTCGGGTTTTTCCAATTTGATGAAAAGCCTACAGGGTCCAAAGACCCGTTTGCATTGCGGCGTGCTGCTATCGGCATATTGTCCCTCATTCTGGACAACAATCTTCGTGTCTCGATGCGCGATTTGATAACGGCAGCGGCGCATTCCGGTGGATCGAATGCCGGGATCGACGTCGCCAATTTCCTGATCGACCGGTTGAAAGTCCAACAAAGAGAAGCGGGAATCCGGCATGACATGATTGATGCCGTTGTTTCGGTCACCCACGGCGGTGACAATGTCCTGATGGTCAAGCGCGTGAAAGCGCTGCAAGGTTTCGTGACAACGGACGAAGGCGCGAACCTTCTCGCCGGTTACAAGCGTGCGGCCAATATCCTGAAGCAATCGGGCGATGACAAAAACAGCCGTCACCCTGAACTTGTTTCAGGGTCTGATTCTGCGGACGGCGAAGATACTAGGATGCTGAAACAAGTTCAGCATGACGGTTTGGGAGAGGCAGAGGCGTTGTTGCTCACCGCCCTCGACGCCGCCGAGCCAAAAGCCGCCGCTGCGATCGAGGCCGAGGATTTCGAAGGCGCCATGACGGCTTTGGCCAGCCTGCGTGCGCCGATCGACGCCTTTTTTGAAGGCGTGATGGTCAACGATCCTGATCCCGCCGTTCGGGCTTTCCGTCTGGGACTGCTTGCGCGGTTCCGCGACGCCGTACATCGGGTCGCCGATTTCTCGAAAATCGAGGGCTAA